The following proteins are encoded in a genomic region of Longimicrobiales bacterium:
- the miaA gene encoding tRNA (adenosine(37)-N6)-dimethylallyltransferase MiaA — protein sequence MAEHDALAILGPTASGKTAVAVEVARRIDGEVISMDSRQVYRGMDIGTAKPLPAERAGIPHHGFDLVDPDQRYSAGRFARDAWVWIDAIRARGRVPVLAGGTGFFLRALTHPMFDEPDASAAERETIKRVLDQFSTERLVRWADTLDPAGGWGQGRGGGRQRAARAVEIALRTGRPLTWWQKQEPRGRRLRPLVFVLELPRDILYDRINRRVGGMMDSGLLAEVIRLRERGYTDDAPGMNATGYVELLRHLEGEVDLETATEQIRAATRRYARRQITWLRHQLPADAVRIDANAPAAQLAEMIVVRWREREGK from the coding sequence GCGAGCGGCAAGACCGCCGTCGCCGTCGAAGTCGCTCGGCGGATCGACGGCGAGGTCATCTCGATGGACTCCCGACAGGTGTACCGCGGGATGGACATCGGAACCGCCAAGCCCCTGCCCGCCGAGCGCGCCGGGATCCCGCACCACGGCTTCGACCTCGTCGATCCGGACCAGCGCTACAGTGCAGGTCGCTTCGCCCGCGACGCGTGGGTCTGGATCGACGCGATACGCGCCCGGGGGCGGGTGCCCGTGCTGGCCGGGGGTACCGGCTTCTTCCTGCGGGCGCTCACGCACCCCATGTTCGATGAGCCGGACGCCTCGGCGGCGGAACGCGAAACGATCAAGAGGGTGCTCGACCAGTTTTCGACCGAGCGTCTCGTGCGGTGGGCGGATACGCTGGATCCGGCGGGCGGCTGGGGGCAGGGACGTGGCGGCGGGCGCCAGCGCGCGGCGCGCGCCGTCGAGATCGCACTGCGGACGGGGCGCCCGCTCACGTGGTGGCAGAAGCAGGAGCCGCGCGGCCGCCGTCTCCGACCGCTGGTGTTCGTGCTCGAGCTGCCGCGCGACATCCTCTACGACCGGATCAACCGCCGGGTCGGGGGGATGATGGACAGTGGCCTGCTCGCGGAGGTCATCCGGCTGCGCGAACGCGGCTACACCGATGATGCCCCCGGCATGAACGCGACGGGGTACGTCGAGCTGCTGCGCCACCTCGAGGGCGAGGTGGACCTGGAGACCGCGACGGAACAGATCCGGGCGGCGACGCGACGCTATGCGCGCCGGCAGATCACGTGGCTGCGGCACCAGCTGCCTGCAGACGCTGTGCGCATTGATGCGAACGCGCCGGCGGCGCAGCTTGCCGAGATGATCGTCGTGCGCTGGCGCGAAAGGGAGGGGAAGTGA